From Thermodesulfobacteriota bacterium:
ACCGTCTGGCAGTCGCCGTAGATCTGATCGATGACCAGGCCCACCGACGAGCTTTCGTGCTCGACGATGATCACCTGCTCGATCTCCTGATCCCGGTCCGCACCGTCGAAGAGCTGCCGCAGGCGCACGTAGGGGATGACCGTATCCCGGACCTTGATCATCTGGCGGCCGTGGGCGGCCTCGATCTCCCGGTCGGTGAGCTCCAGACACTCCTTGATGGAGGAGACCGGAATGACGTAGCGGGTGTCCAGGGCCCGCACCAGCAGGCCGTCGATGATGGCCATGGTAAGCGGCAGCTTGAGGTCGATGGCGGAGCCCTGGCCCGGCGTGGAGGCCAGCTCCAGTCGCCCGCGGAGCTTGCCGATCTCGGTGCGGACCACGTCCATGCCCACGCCTCGGCCGGAGACATTGGTCACCTGCCGGGCGGTGGACAGGCCGGGGTGGAAGATCAAGGCCAGCCTCTCCTCCCAGGACATGGTCTCCAGATCCATCTCCCGAACCAGGCCCTGGGCCACGGCCTTGGCCGCCACCGCCCCGGCATCGATGCCGCCGCCGTCGTCGGTGATCCGGATGCGGACCTGGCCGCCGATGTGGGAGGCCGACAGGGTGATGGTGCCGGTCTCGGGCTTGCCGGCCTGACGCCGCACCTCCGGCGGCTCGATGCCATGGTCGACGGCGTTCCGGATGAGGTGCACCAGGGGATCGTTGAGCTTTTCGATCATGCTCTTGTCCAGCTCGGTCTCGCCGCCCTCGATGCGCAGTTCCACCTTCTTGCCGGTGGACACCGCCAAATCCCGCACCAGACGCCGGAACTTGTCGAAGGTGACGCCGATGGGCAGCATGCGGATGCCCATCACCTTGTCCCGGAGCTCGGTGACCAGGCGCCCCACCTCTTCCACGGCGCCCATGAGGTCAAGGCCCTGAACCCGGGAGGAGGACTCCTCCAGCCGCGCCTGGGCGGTGACCAGCTCGCCGACGATGTTCACCAGAAAGTCCAGCTTGTCCGAAGCCACCCGGATGGTGCTGGCCTGGGTGGTCTGGCGCCGCTCCCGCACCACCTGCTGCTCGGCCAGGGCCGCTTTGACCTTGACCGCTGACACCACTCCCGCCTCCACCAGGGTCTCGCCAAGGCGGGGCTTGGCCCGGAGCACCGCCTCCACCTGGCCGGGCTGGACATCCCCTCGATCCACCAGGATCTCGCCCAGCCGCGGCGGCTCCTCTTCGCTGGCGTGATGGGGGTCGGGCAGGTGGGTGACGGCAAGCGCGCTGTCCTTCTCCAGGAAGATGAAGACATCCCGGATGGCATTCTCGTCCGCCCCGGTGGTCAGCAGGATGTCGTAGCCCAGATAGGAGCGC
This genomic window contains:
- a CDS encoding chemotaxis protein CheA; protein product: MADAISEVSIFREESLELLADIEATLLELEENPDSRPLVDRLFRAMHTIKGSGAMFGFDAIAAFAHKVETAIDAVRSGRISISRPLVELVLASRDVITTMIDGIEEGAAASPVDTGPVIAGLEALLAERGASAPAPAPAAAAKDLSSARAAPAAGPSRLFRIRFRPDPECLRRNLDPLTLLRDLAALGSLRCTALVDQVPGLTELDPERSYLGYDILLTTGADENAIRDVFIFLEKDSALAVTHLPDPHHASEEEPPRLGEILVDRGDVQPGQVEAVLRAKPRLGETLVEAGVVSAVKVKAALAEQQVVRERRQTTQASTIRVASDKLDFLVNIVGELVTAQARLEESSSRVQGLDLMGAVEEVGRLVTELRDKVMGIRMLPIGVTFDKFRRLVRDLAVSTGKKVELRIEGGETELDKSMIEKLNDPLVHLIRNAVDHGIEPPEVRRQAGKPETGTITLSASHIGGQVRIRITDDGGGIDAGAVAAKAVAQGLVREMDLETMSWEERLALIFHPGLSTARQVTNVSGRGVGMDVVRTEIGKLRGRLELASTPGQGSAIDLKLPLTMAIIDGLLVRALDTRYVIPVSSIKECLELTDREIEAAHGRQMIKVRDTVIPYVRLRQLFDGADRDQEIEQVIIVEHESSSVGLVIDQIYGDCQTVIKSLGKAFADAQGISGATILGDGTVALIVDVPQLITLALAEERQRVGHRAERPH